One genomic region from Cardiocondyla obscurior isolate alpha-2009 linkage group LG01, Cobs3.1, whole genome shotgun sequence encodes:
- the Na gene encoding sodium leak channel NALCN isoform X3, with protein MDLMTTSIFTVYQAASQEGWVFIMYRAIDSLPAWRAVLYFSTMIFFLAWLVKNVFIAVITETFNEIRVQFQQMWGVRGHISNSSASQILTGDDNGWKLVTLDENKHGGLASPLCHTILRSPHFRSVVMCAILANGITTATMSFKHDEKPRHTYYDNYYWAEIVFTILLDLETLFKIWCLGFRSYYKHSIHKFELLLSIGTTIHIMPFFYLSGFTYFQVLRMVRLIKASPMLEDFVYKIFGPGKKLGSLIIFTMCLLVISSSISMQLFCFLCDFTKFETFPEAFMSMFQIFTQEAWVDVMDETMLRTHETVAPLVAVYFILYHLFVTLIVLSLFVAVILDNLELDEDIKKLKQLKFREQSAEIKESLPFRLRIFEKFPDSPQMTCLHKVPSDFNLPKVRESFMRQFVLEVEDEENEGAKRTNETFDSKIVYRKQRPVKILNNPPKVRSVVTNLKKASVIYIINFLYYSDSNNQRLLLGDSAMIPVPGKGLLKPQGTVSSAKQLRIDPKKSIRRSVRSGSIKLKQTYEHLMENGDIGGINRVSSARSRPHDLDIKLLQAKRQQAEMRRNQREDDLRENHPFFDTPLFAVPRESKFRKYCQLFVYARYDARLKDPLTGKERKVQYKSLHNFLGLVTYLDWVMIFITTLSCISMMFETPRKRVMETPALQITEYCFVICMSIELALKILADGLFFTPKAYIKDVASVLDVFIYIVSLVFLCWMPKSVPPNSGAQLLMILRCVRPLRIFTLVPHMRKVVYELCRGFKEILLVSTLLFLLMFMFASYGVQLYGGRLARCNDPTILKREECVGVFMRRVFVTKMKLRPGENESYPSILVPRVWANPKRFNFDNIGDAMMALFEVLSFKGWLDVRDVLIKALGPLHAIYIHIYIFLGCMIGLTLFVGVVIANYSENKGTALLTVDQRRWCDLKKRLKIAQPLHLPPRPDGKKFRAFIYDITQNIYFKRFIAVMVLVNSALLCVSWRSEERHTEPLATVSTILTLVFLVEVIMKNIAFTPRGYWQSRRNRYDLLVTVVGVIWIIIHCTMQNDLSYVIGFMVVILRFFTITGKHTTLKMLMLTVGVSVCKSFFIIFGMFLLVFFYALAGTIIFGTVKYGEGIGRRANFESPVTGVAMLFRIVTGEDWNKIMHDCMIQPPYCTPADNYWETDCGNFHASLIYFCTFYVIITYIVLNLLVAIIMENFSLFYSNEEDALLSYADIRNFQNTWNVVDNHQKGVIPVKRVKFILRLLKGRLETDPQKDRLLFKYMCYELERLHNGEDVTFHDVINMLSYRSVDIRKALQLEELLAREEFEYIIEEEVAKQTIRTWLQGCLKKIRGKQNNLIAGLRATNNTIVPTQDIEKGKEEKGKEVSIDREEEIETKDAEAPKYRAKKPMVLPRSDSIGSTSGRKYLAPTLSDPASVRSEKDKIAASKKRNNRPPSMVKNNLHHLTENTEQNRQQRDVLNNKATTPKVSNVMLEVREWWKEQLAYSSESSEDEL; from the exons ATGGATTTGATGA CTACTAGTATCTTCACCGTATATCAAGCAGCTTCTCAGGAAGGATGGGTTTTTATCATGTATCGTGCGATTGATAGTTTACCGGCATGGCGTGCAGTTCTTTACTTCAGCACAATGATATTCTTTTTGGCTTGGTTAGtgaaaaacgtttttattGCTGTAATCACAGAGACTTTTAATGAAATCCGAGTGCAGTTTCAACAAATGTGGGGCGTTAGAGGACACATTAGTAACAGTTCAGCGTCACAG ataCTGACTGGTGATGACAATGGCTGGAAATTAGTGACATTAGACGAAAATAAGCATGGGGGTTTAGCTTCTCCTCTCTGTCACACTATTCTTAGGTCGCCACATTTTCGTTCAGTAGTAATGTGCGCAATTTTAGCGAACGGTATCACCACCGCAACGATGAGTTTCAAACATGACGAGAAACCAAGACATACGTACTACGACAATTATTATTGGGCCGAGATTGTCTTCACAATATTACTGGACCTAGAAACCCTCTTCAAAATATGGTGCCTGGGCTTTCGGAGTTATTATAAGCATTCGATTCACAAGTTCGAACTGCTGCTTTCCATTGGCACGACTATACATATTATGCCATTCTTCTATCTCTCTGGATTTACTTACTTTCAG GTTCTCAGAATGGTCCGGCTCATTAAGGCGTCACCGATGTTAGAAGactttgtatataaaattttcggCCCTGGCAAGAAGCTCGGCagccttattatttttaccatgTGCTTGTTGGTGATATCCTCTAGTATTTCCATGCAGCTCTTTTGTTTCCTTTGTGATTTTACTAAATTTGAAACTTTCCCAGAG GCATTTATGTCCATGTTCCAAATTTTCACGCAAGAAGCCTGGGTCGACGTGATGGATGAGACTATGTTACGGACTCACGAAACGGTAGCACCGTTAGTTGCGGTATACTTTATTTTGTATCATCTCTTCGTCACATTG ATTGTGTTGAGTCTTTTCGTCGCAGTAATTCTTGATAATCTTGAATTGGATGAAGATATCAAGAAATTGAAACAACTGAAATTTCGTGAACAAAGTGCTGAAATAAAGGAAAGTTTGCCATTTAGATTAAGAATCTTCGAAAAGTTCCCCGATAGTCCACAAATGACGTGTCTTCACAAAGTACCatcagattttaatttaccaaag GTACGCGAGAGCTTTATGCGACAATTTGTGCTTGAAGTAGAAGATGAGGAAAACGAAGGTGCAAAGAGAACCAATGAAACTTTTGATTCAAAAATAGTGTACAGAAAACAACGTCCGGTAAAAATCTTAAACAATCCACCGAAAGTGAGAAGCGTTGTTACTAATTTGAAGAAAGCATCTGTAATTTATATCATAAA TTTTCTGTATTATAGCGATTCCAACAATCAGAGGCTTCTCTTGGGAGACTCTGCTATGATTCCGGTGCCGGGAAAAGGACTTTTGAAACCGCAGGGTACTGTGAGTAGCGCCAAGCAGCTTCGCATTGATCCAAAAAA ATCAATCAGAAGGAGTGTTCGAAGTGGATCAATTAAGCTCAAACAGACGTATGAACATCTTATGGAGAACGGTGACATAGGAGGAATAAATAGAGTTAGTTCAGCACGCAGTAGACCACATGATTTAGACATCAAGTTGTTGCAAGCTAAGAGGCAGCAAGCAGAAATGCGaag aaatcaACGCGAGGATGATTTACGGGAGAATCATCCATTCTTCGATACACCATTGTTTGCAGTACCTCGTGAAAGTAAATTTCGGAAATATTGCCAGTTATTTGTTTATGCGAGGTACGACGCGAGATTGAAAGATCCTTTAACTGGCAAGGAAAGAAAAGTACAGTATAAGAGTTTGCa CAATTTCCTTGGTTTAGTGACCTATCTTGATTGGGTgatgatatttattacaacATTATCGTGTATTTCTATGATGTTCGAAACACCGCGAAAGCGTGTAATGGAGACACCAGCATTGCAGATTACTGAATACTGCTTTGTTATTTGTATGAGCATCGAACTTGCATTAAAGATCCTGGCAGACGGTTTGTTCTTTACGCCTAAGGCCTACATCAAAGATGTTGCGTCTGTATTAGACGTCTTCATTTACATT GTAAGTCTCGTATTTTTATGCTGGATGCCGAAAAGCGTACCACCGAATTCTGGAGCACAGCTGCTAATGATATTACGATGTGTCAGACCGCTAAGAATTTTTACTCTTGTACCGCACATGAGGAAAGTAGTTTACGAATTGTGTAGGGGGTTCAAGGAAATTCTGCTg gTATCGACATTACTATTTCTGTTGATGTTCATGTTCGCGAGTTACGGAGTGCAACTGTATGGCGGTCGATTAGCAAGGTGCAACGATCCAACGATTTTAAAGCGTGAGGAATGCGTTGGTGTATTTATGAGAAGAGTTTTTGTGACGAAGATGAAATTGCGGCCGGGAGAAAACGAAAGTTATCCGTCCATACTGGTACCGCGAGTTTG gGCTAATCCTAAAAGATTCAACTTTGATAATATTGGCGACGCTATGATGGCTTTATTTGAAGTACTATCTTTCAAAGGGTGGCTTGATGTGCGAGATGTTCTTATTAAGGCTCTTGGTCCT CTTCACGCGATCtatatacacatttatatttttcttggtTGTATGATCGGCTTGACGTTGTTTGTGGGTGTCGTAATCGCGAATTACTCCGAGAACAAAGGCACTGCTTTGCTTACAGTTGATCAAAGACGATG GTGTGActtaaaaaaacgtttaaagatTGCACAGCCACTACACTTACCACCGAGACCAGACGGCAAAAAGTTTCGTGCTTTCATCTACGATATCAcacaaaacatttattttaaaagatttattgcAGTTATGGTGCTCGTGAACAGTGCTCTACTGTGCGTTTCT TGGAGATCTGAGGAAAGACACACAGAACCTTTGGCTACCGTCTCCACGATTTTGACATTGGTTTTTCTCGTGGAAGTAATCATGAAAAATATTGCTTTTACACCACGTGGTTATTGGCAGTCCAGAAGAAACAGATACGATTTACTCGTGACAGTCGTGGGCGTTATTTGGATTATTATACATTGTACGATGCAG AATGATTTGTCCTATGTGATTGGATTTATGGTAGTAATCCTCAGGTTCTTTACCATCACCGGCAAACATACCACTCTCAAGATGCTGATGCTGACGGTTGGTGTGTCTGTTTGCAAGAGCTTCTTCATCATATTTGGCATGTTTCtccttgtatttttttacgcATTAGCCGGCACCATAATTTTTGGCACCGTGAAATACGGAGAAGGCATAGGaag ACGCGCTAATTTTGAATCACCGGTTACTGGCGTGGCGATGCTCTTTCGTATTGTGACGGGAGAGGATTGGAACAAAATTATGCACGACTGCATGATACAGCCACCCTATTGCACGCCGGCGGATAATTACTGGGAAACGGACTGCGGCAATTTCCACGCTTCTCTAATTTACTTTTGCACCTTTTACGTCATCATCACTTACATCGTCTTGAATCTTTTAGTGG CTATTATCATGGAGAACTTCTCCCTGTTTTATTCAAATGAAGAGGATGCATTATTATCGTACGCTGACATAAGAAACTTTCAAAACACGTGGAATGTCGTTGATAATCATCAGAAAGGTGTTATACCGGTGAAGCGG GTAAAATTTATCTTGCGGTTGTTGAAAGGCAGATTGGAGACTGATCCTCAAAAAGATCGCCTGCTCTTCAAATACATGTGCTATGAATTGGAACGATTACACAATGGCGAAGATGTTACTTTTCACGACGTTATTAA TATGCTATCGTATCGTTCAGTGGATATAAGGAAAGCACTCCAATTGGAAGAACTTCTTGCACGAGAAGAATTTGAATACATTATTGAAGAGGAGGTTGCTAAGCAAACCATCAGAACTTGGTTACAAGGCTGCCTGAAAAAAATACGAGGA AAACAAAACAACCTTATCGCCGGACTTCGCGCTACAAATAATACGATTGTACCAACTCAAGACATAGAGAAGGGTAAGGaggagaaaggaaaggaagtTAGCATTGACCGTGAAGAGGAGATTGAAACAAAG gATGCTGAAGCCCCAAAATACAGGGCCAAAAAACCGATGGTGTTACCAAGATCAGATAGCATAGGAAGTACTTCGGGAAGGAAATATCTAGCACCGACTTTGTCGGATCCTGCATCAGTTCGGTCTGAGAAAGACAAGATCGCGGCGTCGAAGAAAAGGAATAACAGACCGCCAT caatggtaaaaaataatttacatcaCTTGACGGAAAATACCGAACAAAACAGACAGCAGAGAGATGTGCTGAACAACAAAGCAACCACGCCTAAAGTCTCCAACGTCATGTTGGAAGTTCGAGAATGGTGGAAGGAACAATTAGCTTACAGCAGCGAGTCTAGTGAAGACGAACTTTGA
- the Na gene encoding sodium leak channel NALCN isoform X1 — protein MMLGRKQSLKGEPVLADYGPEECLNESADIEWVNKLWVRRLMRFCALVSLASVCLNTPKTFEKVPSLQYFTFICDLIVTFLFTAEMIAKMHIRGILKRDKSYLKDHWCQFDASMVIFLWLSVILQMFEMLGFLIKFSYASIMRAPRPLIMIRFLRVFLKFSMPKARINQIFKRSSQQIYNVTLFFLFFMSLYGLLGVQFFGELKNHCVLNTTEPHYITINSLAIPDTFCSTDPESGYQCPEGMVCMKLELTKYIIGFNGFDEFATSIFTVYQAASQEGWVFIMYRAIDSLPAWRAVLYFSTMIFFLAWLVKNVFIAVITETFNEIRVQFQQMWGVRGHISNSSASQILTGDDNGWKLVTLDENKHGGLASPLCHTILRSPHFRSVVMCAILANGITTATMSFKHDEKPRHTYYDNYYWAEIVFTILLDLETLFKIWCLGFRSYYKHSIHKFELLLSIGTTIHIMPFFYLSGFTYFQVLRMVRLIKASPMLEDFVYKIFGPGKKLGSLIIFTMCLLVISSSISMQLFCFLCDFTKFETFPEAFMSMFQIFTQEAWVDVMDETMLRTHETVAPLVAVYFILYHLFVTLIVLSLFVAVILDNLELDEDIKKLKQLKFREQSAEIKESLPFRLRIFEKFPDSPQMTCLHKVPSDFNLPKVRESFMRQFVLEVEDEENEGAKRTNETFDSKIVYRKQRPVKILNNPPKVRSVVTNLKKASVIYIINFLYYSDSNNQRLLLGDSAMIPVPGKGLLKPQGTVSSAKQLRIDPKKSIRRSVRSGSIKLKQTYEHLMENGDIGGINRVSSARSRPHDLDIKLLQAKRQQAEMRRNQREDDLRENHPFFDTPLFAVPRESKFRKYCQLFVYARYDARLKDPLTGKERKVQYKSLHNFLGLVTYLDWVMIFITTLSCISMMFETPRKRVMETPALQITEYCFVICMSIELALKILADGLFFTPKAYIKDVASVLDVFIYIVSLVFLCWMPKSVPPNSGAQLLMILRCVRPLRIFTLVPHMRKVVYELCRGFKEILLVSTLLFLLMFMFASYGVQLYGGRLARCNDPTILKREECVGVFMRRVFVTKMKLRPGENESYPSILVPRVWANPKRFNFDNIGDAMMALFEVLSFKGWLDVRDVLIKALGPLHAIYIHIYIFLGCMIGLTLFVGVVIANYSENKGTALLTVDQRRWCDLKKRLKIAQPLHLPPRPDGKKFRAFIYDITQNIYFKRFIAVMVLVNSALLCVSWRSEERHTEPLATVSTILTLVFLVEVIMKNIAFTPRGYWQSRRNRYDLLVTVVGVIWIIIHCTMQNDLSYVIGFMVVILRFFTITGKHTTLKMLMLTVGVSVCKSFFIIFGMFLLVFFYALAGTIIFGTVKYGEGIGRRANFESPVTGVAMLFRIVTGEDWNKIMHDCMIQPPYCTPADNYWETDCGNFHASLIYFCTFYVIITYIVLNLLVAIIMENFSLFYSNEEDALLSYADIRNFQNTWNVVDNHQKGVIPVKRVKFILRLLKGRLETDPQKDRLLFKYMCYELERLHNGEDVTFHDVINMLSYRSVDIRKALQLEELLAREEFEYIIEEEVAKQTIRTWLQGCLKKIRGKQNNLIAGLRATNNTIVPTQDIEKGKEEKGKEVSIDREEEIETKDAEAPKYRAKKPMVLPRSDSIGSTSGRKYLAPTLSDPASVRSEKDKIAASKKRNNRPPSMVKNNLHHLTENTEQNRQQRDVLNNKATTPKVSNVMLEVREWWKEQLAYSSESSEDEL, from the exons ATGATGCTGGGGCGGAAGCAGAGCCTCAAGGGGGAACCCGTCCTGGCCGATTATGGTCCGGAGGAGTGCCTCAATGAGAGCGCTGATATAGAATGGGTCAACAAG TTATGGGTGAGAAGGTTGATGCGATTTTGCGCCTTAGTCTCGTTGGCTTCCGTTTGCTTGAACACTCCAAAAACATTTGAGAAGGTGCCATCTCTCCAATATTTCACCTTTATTTGCGATCTGATAGTCACGTTTCTATTTACTGCTGAGATGATTGCCAAGATGCACATACGAGGAATATTGAAG AGAGATAAGTCTTATTTGAAAGACCATTGGTGCCAATTTGATGCGAGCATGGTGATCTTCCTCTGGTTATCTGTGATCCTGCAAATGTTTGAAATGCTGggttttcttataaaattcaGTTATGCTTCGATCATGCGGGCACCACGACCACTGATTATGATACGCTTTCTCCGAGTCTTCTTAAAGTTTTCGATGCCCAAGGCCAGAATCAATCAgattttcaa aCGTTCGAGTCAACAGATTTACAACGTGACACTTTTCTTCCTGTTCTTCATGTCTCTTTATGGTCTTTTGGGTGTACAATTTTTTGGCGAGCTGAAAAATCATTGCGTATTGAATACAACTGAGCCCCATTACATCACAATCAATAGCCTAGCTATTCCTGATACGTTTTGTTCCACCGACCCAGAATCTGGATATCAATGCCCAGAAGGAATGGTTTGCATGAAGTTGGAGTTGACCAAATATATTATAGGCTTCAATGGATTTGATGAGTTTG CTACTAGTATCTTCACCGTATATCAAGCAGCTTCTCAGGAAGGATGGGTTTTTATCATGTATCGTGCGATTGATAGTTTACCGGCATGGCGTGCAGTTCTTTACTTCAGCACAATGATATTCTTTTTGGCTTGGTTAGtgaaaaacgtttttattGCTGTAATCACAGAGACTTTTAATGAAATCCGAGTGCAGTTTCAACAAATGTGGGGCGTTAGAGGACACATTAGTAACAGTTCAGCGTCACAG ataCTGACTGGTGATGACAATGGCTGGAAATTAGTGACATTAGACGAAAATAAGCATGGGGGTTTAGCTTCTCCTCTCTGTCACACTATTCTTAGGTCGCCACATTTTCGTTCAGTAGTAATGTGCGCAATTTTAGCGAACGGTATCACCACCGCAACGATGAGTTTCAAACATGACGAGAAACCAAGACATACGTACTACGACAATTATTATTGGGCCGAGATTGTCTTCACAATATTACTGGACCTAGAAACCCTCTTCAAAATATGGTGCCTGGGCTTTCGGAGTTATTATAAGCATTCGATTCACAAGTTCGAACTGCTGCTTTCCATTGGCACGACTATACATATTATGCCATTCTTCTATCTCTCTGGATTTACTTACTTTCAG GTTCTCAGAATGGTCCGGCTCATTAAGGCGTCACCGATGTTAGAAGactttgtatataaaattttcggCCCTGGCAAGAAGCTCGGCagccttattatttttaccatgTGCTTGTTGGTGATATCCTCTAGTATTTCCATGCAGCTCTTTTGTTTCCTTTGTGATTTTACTAAATTTGAAACTTTCCCAGAG GCATTTATGTCCATGTTCCAAATTTTCACGCAAGAAGCCTGGGTCGACGTGATGGATGAGACTATGTTACGGACTCACGAAACGGTAGCACCGTTAGTTGCGGTATACTTTATTTTGTATCATCTCTTCGTCACATTG ATTGTGTTGAGTCTTTTCGTCGCAGTAATTCTTGATAATCTTGAATTGGATGAAGATATCAAGAAATTGAAACAACTGAAATTTCGTGAACAAAGTGCTGAAATAAAGGAAAGTTTGCCATTTAGATTAAGAATCTTCGAAAAGTTCCCCGATAGTCCACAAATGACGTGTCTTCACAAAGTACCatcagattttaatttaccaaag GTACGCGAGAGCTTTATGCGACAATTTGTGCTTGAAGTAGAAGATGAGGAAAACGAAGGTGCAAAGAGAACCAATGAAACTTTTGATTCAAAAATAGTGTACAGAAAACAACGTCCGGTAAAAATCTTAAACAATCCACCGAAAGTGAGAAGCGTTGTTACTAATTTGAAGAAAGCATCTGTAATTTATATCATAAA TTTTCTGTATTATAGCGATTCCAACAATCAGAGGCTTCTCTTGGGAGACTCTGCTATGATTCCGGTGCCGGGAAAAGGACTTTTGAAACCGCAGGGTACTGTGAGTAGCGCCAAGCAGCTTCGCATTGATCCAAAAAA ATCAATCAGAAGGAGTGTTCGAAGTGGATCAATTAAGCTCAAACAGACGTATGAACATCTTATGGAGAACGGTGACATAGGAGGAATAAATAGAGTTAGTTCAGCACGCAGTAGACCACATGATTTAGACATCAAGTTGTTGCAAGCTAAGAGGCAGCAAGCAGAAATGCGaag aaatcaACGCGAGGATGATTTACGGGAGAATCATCCATTCTTCGATACACCATTGTTTGCAGTACCTCGTGAAAGTAAATTTCGGAAATATTGCCAGTTATTTGTTTATGCGAGGTACGACGCGAGATTGAAAGATCCTTTAACTGGCAAGGAAAGAAAAGTACAGTATAAGAGTTTGCa CAATTTCCTTGGTTTAGTGACCTATCTTGATTGGGTgatgatatttattacaacATTATCGTGTATTTCTATGATGTTCGAAACACCGCGAAAGCGTGTAATGGAGACACCAGCATTGCAGATTACTGAATACTGCTTTGTTATTTGTATGAGCATCGAACTTGCATTAAAGATCCTGGCAGACGGTTTGTTCTTTACGCCTAAGGCCTACATCAAAGATGTTGCGTCTGTATTAGACGTCTTCATTTACATT GTAAGTCTCGTATTTTTATGCTGGATGCCGAAAAGCGTACCACCGAATTCTGGAGCACAGCTGCTAATGATATTACGATGTGTCAGACCGCTAAGAATTTTTACTCTTGTACCGCACATGAGGAAAGTAGTTTACGAATTGTGTAGGGGGTTCAAGGAAATTCTGCTg gTATCGACATTACTATTTCTGTTGATGTTCATGTTCGCGAGTTACGGAGTGCAACTGTATGGCGGTCGATTAGCAAGGTGCAACGATCCAACGATTTTAAAGCGTGAGGAATGCGTTGGTGTATTTATGAGAAGAGTTTTTGTGACGAAGATGAAATTGCGGCCGGGAGAAAACGAAAGTTATCCGTCCATACTGGTACCGCGAGTTTG gGCTAATCCTAAAAGATTCAACTTTGATAATATTGGCGACGCTATGATGGCTTTATTTGAAGTACTATCTTTCAAAGGGTGGCTTGATGTGCGAGATGTTCTTATTAAGGCTCTTGGTCCT CTTCACGCGATCtatatacacatttatatttttcttggtTGTATGATCGGCTTGACGTTGTTTGTGGGTGTCGTAATCGCGAATTACTCCGAGAACAAAGGCACTGCTTTGCTTACAGTTGATCAAAGACGATG GTGTGActtaaaaaaacgtttaaagatTGCACAGCCACTACACTTACCACCGAGACCAGACGGCAAAAAGTTTCGTGCTTTCATCTACGATATCAcacaaaacatttattttaaaagatttattgcAGTTATGGTGCTCGTGAACAGTGCTCTACTGTGCGTTTCT TGGAGATCTGAGGAAAGACACACAGAACCTTTGGCTACCGTCTCCACGATTTTGACATTGGTTTTTCTCGTGGAAGTAATCATGAAAAATATTGCTTTTACACCACGTGGTTATTGGCAGTCCAGAAGAAACAGATACGATTTACTCGTGACAGTCGTGGGCGTTATTTGGATTATTATACATTGTACGATGCAG AATGATTTGTCCTATGTGATTGGATTTATGGTAGTAATCCTCAGGTTCTTTACCATCACCGGCAAACATACCACTCTCAAGATGCTGATGCTGACGGTTGGTGTGTCTGTTTGCAAGAGCTTCTTCATCATATTTGGCATGTTTCtccttgtatttttttacgcATTAGCCGGCACCATAATTTTTGGCACCGTGAAATACGGAGAAGGCATAGGaag ACGCGCTAATTTTGAATCACCGGTTACTGGCGTGGCGATGCTCTTTCGTATTGTGACGGGAGAGGATTGGAACAAAATTATGCACGACTGCATGATACAGCCACCCTATTGCACGCCGGCGGATAATTACTGGGAAACGGACTGCGGCAATTTCCACGCTTCTCTAATTTACTTTTGCACCTTTTACGTCATCATCACTTACATCGTCTTGAATCTTTTAGTGG CTATTATCATGGAGAACTTCTCCCTGTTTTATTCAAATGAAGAGGATGCATTATTATCGTACGCTGACATAAGAAACTTTCAAAACACGTGGAATGTCGTTGATAATCATCAGAAAGGTGTTATACCGGTGAAGCGG GTAAAATTTATCTTGCGGTTGTTGAAAGGCAGATTGGAGACTGATCCTCAAAAAGATCGCCTGCTCTTCAAATACATGTGCTATGAATTGGAACGATTACACAATGGCGAAGATGTTACTTTTCACGACGTTATTAA TATGCTATCGTATCGTTCAGTGGATATAAGGAAAGCACTCCAATTGGAAGAACTTCTTGCACGAGAAGAATTTGAATACATTATTGAAGAGGAGGTTGCTAAGCAAACCATCAGAACTTGGTTACAAGGCTGCCTGAAAAAAATACGAGGA AAACAAAACAACCTTATCGCCGGACTTCGCGCTACAAATAATACGATTGTACCAACTCAAGACATAGAGAAGGGTAAGGaggagaaaggaaaggaagtTAGCATTGACCGTGAAGAGGAGATTGAAACAAAG gATGCTGAAGCCCCAAAATACAGGGCCAAAAAACCGATGGTGTTACCAAGATCAGATAGCATAGGAAGTACTTCGGGAAGGAAATATCTAGCACCGACTTTGTCGGATCCTGCATCAGTTCGGTCTGAGAAAGACAAGATCGCGGCGTCGAAGAAAAGGAATAACAGACCGCCAT caatggtaaaaaataatttacatcaCTTGACGGAAAATACCGAACAAAACAGACAGCAGAGAGATGTGCTGAACAACAAAGCAACCACGCCTAAAGTCTCCAACGTCATGTTGGAAGTTCGAGAATGGTGGAAGGAACAATTAGCTTACAGCAGCGAGTCTAGTGAAGACGAACTTTGA